CTGCTCTTCAATAGTATGATGCAGAATTGTGTCAAATCCTTTGTAGTGGAACTTTCCAACAAACTTCTTGCCTTCGAGCATGTACGGAAACCATATTTCATCATCAGGCCACATTTTAGAGAAAGGTAAATCTTTGATATTGAACCATTTCGGCGCCATTTCTTCAGTTTCTTTGGGAGTTCCCTCAAAGGTTTTTTGTGACGAAAACTCGAACGTCCATCATGACCGGTTCTTCATGAAAAGTAAATTCTAAGTGcgcaatattaattaaatcacttGGTTTAAACCGTCATTCTACTTTCTTCAGACAATTCACGCACTGCAGCCTCTATTATTGTTTCATGAGGTTCCACTTTGCCGCCAAAACCATTCCATTTGTTCATGCCGAAACCACGTTTTTTTAAACCCAACAATATCTGATCTTCTTTGCGTAAAAACACGAGGGTAAAAAGTTTTGTCAGTGACATAACTAGATTGGAATATTGCAGTTTTCATTCAAAAGAAtactacaatttataaaatgagcGCCGTCGACTGCACTCAGCTGCGTAAAGAAAAGAGCGGAGCGGAATGTCAGTTTTCTTGACAGCTCAATGTAAACAAAGTTTTGTCAAATAAACGCGTTTTGTAGCTTCGTgaatcaatttataattacgtttaaaattaacaaatggAGTGCTAAGAACCAAACAAAGTTCTAGTCTTCAAATACCCATTGTGATTATTTGAGATTAGCTTAAATCATATGATAGGATTAAGTCATCAATTATATAAGTTTGCTAATTCGAGGAATCAAGTTTCAAGGATTTAATAGGAACTTAAGTACGCTTGAAGTTTATGGATTTTACATTATGCAAATCTATAAACTTAAAGATtaagtaaatttgaaataagGTATAATCTGTAGATATAGTTACCGACTAAAacagtgttttataataattttataaactgtATAATTACGACTTCTATCATGAGACAAACAGAAGCTGTTACTTTCTTAAACTGTCtctttttattcattgttttcctgggatttcttttatttactcttgtgctttttaaaataattgcatttaatttttggaGTACAATCCAAAACAATTGTTCAGGATTGGACGGCGTCTAACATAGGTCGCTTTTACcttttgttattaaagtaatttcgAGATCTGG
The window above is part of the Trichoplusia ni isolate ovarian cell line Hi5 unplaced genomic scaffold, tn1 tig00000385, whole genome shotgun sequence genome. Proteins encoded here:
- the LOC113507042 gene encoding LOW QUALITY PROTEIN: 7,8-dihydro-8-oxoguanine triphosphatase-like (The sequence of the model RefSeq protein was modified relative to this genomic sequence to represent the inferred CDS: deleted 2 bases in 2 codons), with translation MSLTKLFTLVFLRKEDQILLGLKKRGFGMNKWNGFGGKVEPHETIIEAAVRELSEESRMTVKPSDLINIAHLEFTFHEEPVMMDVRVFSQKTFEGTPKETEEMAPKWFNIKDLPFSKMWPDDEIWFPYMLEGKKFVGKFHYKGFDTILHHTIEEQESMEAFYANRK